A genomic stretch from Pyxidicoccus xibeiensis includes:
- a CDS encoding phasin family protein, with amino-acid sequence MDSKPEAPREKHPVAETFERLWSQALLAVNTAEEEASRAVQRVAAVAGWSQEEVKRQAREFTERLAGHRKDLEHNVEERVRLALTRLKLPRREELASFGTRLDRLAERIQELEQRK; translated from the coding sequence ATGGACAGCAAGCCCGAGGCCCCCCGAGAGAAGCACCCCGTCGCGGAGACGTTCGAGCGTCTCTGGAGCCAGGCCCTGCTGGCGGTGAACACGGCGGAGGAGGAAGCCTCCCGCGCCGTGCAGCGCGTCGCCGCGGTGGCGGGCTGGAGCCAGGAGGAAGTGAAGCGCCAGGCGCGGGAGTTCACCGAGCGGCTGGCGGGCCACCGCAAGGACCTGGAGCACAACGTGGAGGAGCGCGTGCGCTTGGCCCTGACGCGGCTGAAGCTGCCCCGCCGTGAGGAGCTGGCCTCGTTCGGCACCCGGTTGGATCGGCTCGCCGAGCGCATCCAGGAGCTGGAGCAGCGCAAGTGA
- a CDS encoding serine/threonine-protein kinase — protein sequence MRCPVCHRRLATGAACPVHTQRPQPGPDVEPPVLPEVPGWSRAALLGTGGFSHVFTAYREEDGREAALKVGLGAHHERFAREAAALRRVGPPTTPELLQHGIARGHPFLVLERLHGQTLAAWMASLPGTGAASVPRVRELLSGLCASVERVHAAGLAHRDLKPENVFLREGGALSLLDLGLARFLGESGDGPAPAAPGFTPVGQRLGTTLYMAPEQCLDASEAGTAADIYALGILLFELLTGAPPFTGGSEEIRHAHVSLRPPRVSERASLPAALDDVLLRCLAKSPTERFARAADVLTAFDAACLQEAPSPRHAAVASVVVSSGPGVRPVALLGVRAALPVDALLAAIEPHGGTLARVRAEGYIVAFSESLSAEANLRAAAHVARRLMEEGTPATAPSAEQGLRSGTPVARRGMEERSAATILHVTELYVYPGVTTTRVAGAALESPESWWPGDLSPGEARVTAEAAARLGAGAIEPAAEGARLRLHDGGSSTSSSEPPPLSGREEVLETLRAEAARCLGEGIPGLCVLTGEVGHGKSRLLEALALQLELEGRAHVVRLRAPAPDAVSHESLLDALKAAATGIPSPAPPGREGPAPVPLPLADARHAAARVVAEGLRLRARALPLVLLVDDGHLADPTSLDALEVATLAGARAPLWVCLAARPALLGLRPHLGERSARVTRHALPPLPPEATRSLLLRLLRPAEHIPEPVLARLEQLAQGVPLSLVELAGALRAAGALRAAPGGGWYIAPDALLDVSVTPLFERLATRALAGLPEAHRVLAQLCAVLGTEVDVARVDAALRHLDSSEASERVASLDAGAGLQRLARSGLLRPAGPGHFSFRHPLLREALEAQLPPPTRRALHAAALRATPLEGRAERRRRAHHAAACGAHAEATATFLALAEDARRAHLSVEAEQHYTRALSLLPESDDARRALALAGRGRVRHRLQRFREGLADLSAARALAEARGDVALTVDLLLEEATARDWMEDTEGSEERTREALERIEHLDDPRLSLRCTLARGRLHVRQGEWAAAARVLASAVEGGERARDHETRVVAGALLGSALTFLDRTEEAASCFDEAMSLCEQAGDALHLAATLINRVLLWLRLGDVARMEDDLRRAMALGRELGHAQVERWSSFNLAEVLYMQGRLEEALPLARRVHELGLRFFREHPVPVDALLLARIGAALGDLAEAGRQLRWIESHCPPESLPPTAVMRRLVELQVRDAEADGAAWDSQAWDALAEEADPYASPDEKAELFLQAARGALHAARTDAARAWLARAELAVEGAPLWRPRLEALRAALCAV from the coding sequence ATGCGCTGTCCGGTCTGCCACCGCCGCCTCGCCACCGGCGCGGCGTGTCCCGTGCATACCCAGCGGCCCCAGCCTGGCCCCGACGTCGAGCCGCCAGTGCTCCCGGAGGTGCCCGGGTGGAGCCGTGCGGCCCTGCTCGGCACGGGGGGCTTCTCCCATGTCTTCACCGCGTACCGCGAGGAGGATGGGCGCGAGGCGGCTCTCAAGGTGGGGCTCGGTGCCCACCACGAGCGCTTCGCCCGCGAGGCCGCCGCGCTGCGGCGCGTGGGCCCGCCCACCACGCCTGAGCTGCTCCAGCATGGCATCGCCCGAGGCCACCCCTTCCTCGTGCTGGAGCGCCTGCATGGGCAGACCCTCGCCGCGTGGATGGCCTCGCTCCCGGGCACCGGGGCCGCTTCCGTGCCTCGCGTGCGCGAGCTGCTCAGCGGCCTGTGCGCCTCCGTGGAGCGCGTCCACGCCGCGGGCCTGGCCCATCGCGACCTCAAGCCGGAGAACGTCTTCTTGCGCGAGGGCGGCGCGCTCAGCCTGCTCGACCTCGGCCTCGCGCGCTTTCTGGGGGAGTCCGGTGATGGGCCGGCGCCGGCGGCTCCGGGCTTCACCCCCGTGGGACAGCGGCTGGGCACGACGCTCTACATGGCACCTGAGCAGTGCCTCGATGCGAGCGAGGCAGGGACGGCCGCGGACATCTACGCGCTCGGCATCCTCCTCTTCGAGCTGCTCACCGGCGCACCGCCCTTCACCGGGGGCTCGGAGGAGATCCGCCACGCGCATGTGAGTCTCCGTCCCCCGCGGGTGTCGGAGCGCGCGAGCCTGCCGGCGGCGCTCGACGACGTGTTGCTGCGGTGCCTGGCCAAGTCGCCCACGGAGCGCTTCGCGCGGGCCGCCGACGTGCTCACGGCGTTCGATGCTGCGTGCCTTCAGGAGGCGCCATCGCCGAGGCACGCCGCCGTGGCCTCGGTGGTCGTGTCGTCGGGCCCAGGTGTCAGGCCCGTGGCCCTGCTCGGTGTCCGCGCGGCGCTGCCGGTGGACGCGCTGCTGGCGGCCATCGAGCCTCACGGCGGCACGCTCGCGCGCGTCCGCGCGGAGGGCTACATCGTTGCCTTCTCAGAGTCGCTCTCCGCCGAGGCGAACCTGCGGGCGGCCGCGCACGTTGCACGGCGACTCATGGAAGAGGGGACCCCCGCCACCGCCCCATCCGCCGAGCAGGGCCTTCGCTCGGGGACACCCGTTGCACGCAGGGGCATGGAGGAGCGAAGCGCGGCCACCATCCTCCATGTCACCGAGCTGTACGTGTATCCCGGTGTCACCACCACGCGTGTCGCGGGCGCCGCACTCGAGTCGCCGGAGAGCTGGTGGCCTGGAGACCTCTCGCCGGGCGAGGCCCGCGTCACCGCCGAGGCCGCCGCGCGCCTGGGCGCGGGAGCCATCGAGCCCGCTGCCGAAGGCGCACGCCTGCGGCTCCACGACGGAGGCAGCTCCACGTCCTCGTCCGAGCCCCCTCCGCTGTCGGGCCGCGAGGAGGTGCTGGAGACGCTGCGCGCGGAGGCGGCCCGGTGCCTCGGCGAGGGCATTCCCGGCCTGTGCGTCCTCACCGGCGAGGTGGGGCACGGCAAGTCCCGCCTCCTGGAGGCGCTGGCCCTCCAACTGGAGCTGGAGGGGCGGGCCCACGTCGTGCGCCTGCGCGCGCCTGCTCCTGATGCCGTCTCCCACGAGTCCCTCCTGGACGCGCTGAAGGCCGCCGCCACGGGCATTCCGTCCCCCGCGCCTCCAGGCCGGGAGGGCCCGGCTCCGGTACCACTCCCCCTCGCCGATGCGCGTCACGCCGCCGCGCGTGTCGTGGCGGAGGGGCTGCGCCTGCGTGCCCGCGCGCTGCCCCTGGTGCTGCTGGTGGATGACGGGCACCTCGCGGACCCCACGAGCCTGGACGCGCTGGAGGTGGCCACACTGGCTGGAGCGCGGGCGCCGCTCTGGGTGTGCCTCGCCGCGCGCCCCGCGCTGCTGGGCCTGCGTCCCCACCTGGGCGAGCGCAGCGCCCGCGTCACCCGCCATGCGCTGCCTCCGCTACCCCCCGAGGCGACGCGCTCGCTCCTCCTGCGCCTGCTTCGTCCCGCCGAGCACATCCCCGAGCCGGTGCTCGCGCGCCTGGAGCAGCTCGCCCAGGGCGTGCCCCTGTCGCTGGTGGAGCTGGCCGGCGCACTCCGGGCCGCGGGCGCGCTTCGCGCTGCTCCGGGCGGCGGCTGGTACATCGCGCCGGACGCGCTGCTGGACGTGTCCGTCACGCCCCTCTTCGAGCGCCTCGCCACGCGCGCCCTCGCCGGACTGCCCGAGGCGCACCGGGTCCTGGCACAGCTGTGCGCGGTGCTCGGCACGGAGGTGGACGTGGCCCGGGTGGATGCGGCGCTGCGGCACCTGGACTCCAGCGAGGCGTCGGAGCGCGTGGCCTCGCTGGACGCGGGGGCCGGGCTCCAGCGCCTGGCGCGCTCGGGGCTGCTGCGGCCGGCAGGCCCCGGCCACTTCAGCTTCCGACACCCGCTGCTGCGTGAGGCGCTGGAGGCCCAGCTTCCACCGCCCACGCGCCGCGCCCTGCACGCCGCCGCGCTCCGGGCCACCCCCCTCGAAGGTCGGGCGGAGCGCCGCCGGCGCGCGCACCACGCCGCGGCCTGTGGCGCCCATGCGGAGGCCACCGCCACCTTCCTCGCGCTCGCCGAGGACGCCCGCCGCGCCCACCTCTCCGTGGAAGCCGAGCAGCACTACACGCGCGCGCTCTCGCTGCTGCCCGAGAGCGATGACGCACGTCGGGCGCTCGCGCTGGCGGGACGGGGGCGGGTGCGGCACCGCCTCCAGCGCTTCCGCGAGGGCCTGGCGGACCTGTCCGCCGCGCGCGCGCTGGCCGAGGCGCGGGGCGACGTGGCCCTGACGGTGGACCTGCTCCTGGAAGAGGCCACCGCGCGCGACTGGATGGAGGACACGGAGGGCTCGGAGGAGCGCACGCGCGAGGCGCTGGAGCGCATCGAGCACCTGGACGACCCGCGCCTGTCCCTGCGCTGCACCCTGGCCCGAGGGCGGCTGCACGTGCGCCAGGGCGAGTGGGCGGCCGCGGCCCGCGTCCTCGCGTCAGCGGTGGAGGGCGGGGAGCGGGCAAGAGACCATGAGACGCGCGTGGTGGCCGGGGCCCTGCTGGGCTCGGCGCTGACGTTCCTCGACCGGACGGAGGAGGCCGCCTCGTGCTTCGACGAGGCCATGAGCCTGTGCGAGCAGGCCGGCGACGCGCTCCACCTGGCCGCCACCCTCATCAACCGCGTGCTGCTGTGGCTGCGGCTGGGAGACGTGGCGCGCATGGAAGACGACCTGCGCCGCGCCATGGCCCTGGGCCGCGAGCTGGGTCATGCCCAGGTGGAGCGCTGGTCCAGCTTCAACCTCGCGGAGGTGCTCTACATGCAGGGCCGCCTGGAAGAGGCCCTGCCGCTGGCCCGCCGCGTCCACGAGCTGGGCCTCCGCTTCTTCCGCGAGCACCCGGTGCCCGTGGATGCCCTGCTCCTCGCCCGCATCGGCGCGGCGCTGGGGGACCTGGCCGAGGCCGGCCGGCAGCTCCGGTGGATTGAGTCCCACTGTCCGCCGGAGTCGCTGCCCCCCACCGCCGTCATGCGGCGGCTGGTGGAGCTTCAGGTGCGCGACGCCGAGGCGGACGGCGCGGCCTGGGACTCGCAAGCGTGGGACGCATTGGCGGAGGAGGCGGACCCGTACGCCTCGCCCGACGAGAAGGCGGAGCTCTTCCTCCAGGCCGCCCGGGGCGCCCTCCACGCCGCGCGCACGGACGCAGCCCGGGCCTGGTTGGCACGGGCCGAGCTGGCCGTGGAAGGGGCTCCCTTGTGGCGCCCGCGCCTGGAGGCCCTCAGGGCCGCCCTGTGCGCCGTGTAG
- a CDS encoding helix-turn-helix domain-containing protein: MDHVEFGKYLSQQRELRGLSRDDVARETKIPPTLVAALEAGQVERLPSRIFVVNYIKAYAQVIGMSPEEAVLRYEEVDKSVPAPSPVQLERERRKRAYVGLSVLLVALLLGVYLFLVLSGKLPSPLAG; this comes from the coding sequence GTGGACCACGTCGAATTCGGCAAATACCTCAGCCAGCAGAGAGAGCTCCGGGGGCTCTCGCGCGATGACGTCGCGCGGGAGACGAAGATTCCCCCCACCCTCGTCGCGGCGCTGGAGGCCGGGCAGGTGGAGCGGCTGCCCTCGCGCATCTTCGTGGTGAACTACATCAAGGCGTATGCGCAGGTCATCGGCATGTCTCCCGAAGAGGCCGTGCTGCGCTACGAAGAGGTGGACAAGTCGGTGCCGGCGCCCTCGCCGGTGCAGCTCGAGCGGGAGCGGCGCAAGCGGGCCTACGTGGGGTTGTCCGTGCTGCTGGTGGCCCTGCTGCTGGGCGTGTACCTGTTCCTCGTGCTGAGCGGGAAGCTTCCCTCGCCGCTCGCGGGTTGA
- the recO gene encoding DNA repair protein RecO, whose translation MERYDDDALVLSTMDYGESDRLVTLLTREHGKLTAFAAGARKSKRRFAGALEPFMRLRVSIVETRGSTVRMDSADILAGYYGAREDLSLIARALYAVELCRELTREHEPHPELFLLLTEYLERLDAKEAGPTSLLAFELSALAHAGLMPRFDTCSLCGGAPGERPRFDQAHGGAVCEPCGGRARESVAVPVALLSGLRALQEGHRTPLPADLRARARGLLNVFISHHLGRRLKSVDFMAQVGLD comes from the coding sequence ATGGAGCGTTACGACGACGACGCGCTCGTGCTCTCGACGATGGACTACGGCGAGTCCGACCGGCTCGTCACCCTGTTGACGCGCGAGCATGGGAAGCTGACGGCCTTCGCTGCTGGAGCCCGCAAGAGCAAGCGGCGCTTCGCCGGCGCGCTGGAGCCGTTCATGCGGCTGCGCGTGAGCATCGTCGAGACGCGGGGCTCCACCGTCCGGATGGACTCGGCGGACATCCTCGCGGGCTACTACGGCGCGCGCGAGGACCTGTCCCTCATTGCCCGGGCGCTGTACGCGGTGGAGCTGTGCCGGGAGCTGACGCGCGAGCACGAGCCGCACCCGGAGCTGTTCCTGCTGCTGACGGAGTACCTGGAGCGGCTGGACGCGAAGGAGGCCGGGCCCACGTCGCTGCTGGCCTTCGAGCTGTCGGCGCTGGCACACGCGGGGCTGATGCCGCGCTTCGACACGTGCTCGCTGTGTGGTGGGGCGCCGGGCGAGCGGCCCCGCTTCGACCAGGCCCACGGCGGCGCGGTGTGCGAGCCCTGCGGCGGCCGCGCACGTGAGTCGGTGGCGGTGCCGGTGGCGCTGCTGTCCGGCCTGCGCGCGCTGCAGGAGGGGCACCGCACGCCGCTGCCCGCAGACCTCCGTGCGCGGGCGCGGGGGCTGCTGAACGTCTTCATCTCGCACCACCTGGGCCGGCGCCTCAAGAGCGTGGACTTCATGGCCCAGGTCGGCCTGGACTGA
- a CDS encoding social motility and stimulation tgl protein, whose protein sequence is MFNLDERYRGLPATREQILALHTSLNTPHVAIPGKQAGPAQAFVVGIRGGQGAAVFVYLYLAEAEDCAVYLSGRRNMTADEYREDEGDALAFVESLGFMMDDANWRAAPPAQQDEWLKALPVFFKDPKLVPAVVARAEEKKNVTTTLGRFLAAF, encoded by the coding sequence GTGTTCAACCTCGACGAGCGCTACCGCGGCCTGCCGGCCACCCGGGAGCAGATCCTCGCGCTGCACACCTCCCTCAACACGCCGCACGTGGCCATCCCCGGCAAGCAGGCCGGGCCGGCGCAGGCGTTCGTGGTGGGCATCCGCGGAGGGCAGGGCGCGGCTGTCTTCGTGTATCTCTACCTGGCCGAGGCGGAGGACTGCGCGGTGTACCTCTCCGGCCGTCGCAACATGACGGCGGACGAGTACCGCGAGGACGAGGGCGACGCCCTGGCCTTCGTGGAGTCGCTCGGGTTCATGATGGACGACGCCAACTGGCGCGCCGCGCCCCCCGCGCAGCAGGACGAGTGGCTCAAGGCGCTGCCCGTGTTCTTCAAGGACCCGAAGCTCGTGCCCGCCGTGGTGGCGCGCGCCGAGGAGAAGAAGAACGTCACCACCACCCTCGGCCGCTTCCTGGCCGCCTTCTGA
- a CDS encoding OPT family oligopeptide transporter codes for MAAAQPAPSPTPQDAAPTPASLSLLSIPGDTPEDADSYWLREVYQGDRLPQFTVRAVLMGSVIGAITCATNLYAGLKTSMAFPVAITAALLAHATHGALRRVAPGVSGTPLSPLETCSAQAVASSAGYATGGALVSVQGAWLLTTGSHPPGWALLAWTFLLSALGVFFAVPLKRRLVDHEQLPFATGTAAAATIRALHATGSEARPRLRMLGLGGLVAGLVTATREGLGRLPYAFPFPGALGGMPLERLGFALETSLLPVGAGALLGLRLTASWLLGAVLIHGLVAPRVFAAGLVPAEGSYVDFLGWSLWPGAAALTTASLLHFALQGRVLGRALRGLVSRRASPPHPVDALQVPRRWLLAGLAVLTPATLAVAHVGFGVSVPHAALAVALSFVLCLIACRVTGETDANPVGALGQVTQVSFGVLLPRNVTANIATSGITVNAASSAADLLSDLKTGHLLGANPRRLFLAQLFGSAVGAAAVVPLFYLLVPDSSALGGERFPAPAAAITAGMAKVLSAGLSTLEPATRAAVGWAALVAAVLTLAERLLPERARRWVPSPLGLGLACLLPASTALGLFLGALGAAVARRLRPDSEGRVVTLAAGLIAGEGLVGVAIVLGQALW; via the coding sequence ATGGCCGCCGCCCAGCCCGCCCCAAGCCCCACTCCCCAGGATGCGGCCCCGACGCCCGCCTCCCTGTCGCTGCTGAGCATCCCCGGCGACACGCCCGAGGACGCGGATAGCTACTGGCTGCGCGAGGTGTACCAGGGCGACCGGCTCCCCCAGTTCACCGTGCGCGCCGTGCTGATGGGCAGCGTCATCGGCGCCATCACCTGCGCCACCAACCTCTACGCCGGGCTGAAGACGTCCATGGCCTTCCCCGTCGCCATCACCGCCGCGCTGCTGGCGCACGCGACGCACGGGGCCCTGCGCCGCGTCGCTCCCGGTGTCTCGGGCACGCCGCTGTCTCCCCTGGAGACGTGCAGCGCGCAGGCCGTGGCCTCCTCCGCCGGTTATGCCACGGGAGGCGCCCTCGTCTCCGTGCAGGGCGCGTGGCTGCTCACCACCGGGAGCCACCCTCCGGGTTGGGCGCTGCTGGCGTGGACCTTCCTGCTGTCAGCGCTCGGCGTCTTCTTCGCCGTGCCCTTGAAGCGCCGGCTCGTGGACCACGAGCAGCTTCCCTTTGCCACCGGCACCGCCGCCGCCGCCACCATTCGCGCGCTGCACGCCACCGGCAGCGAGGCCCGGCCGCGCCTGCGCATGCTCGGCCTGGGCGGGCTCGTGGCAGGACTCGTCACCGCCACCCGCGAGGGACTCGGGCGCCTTCCGTACGCCTTTCCCTTTCCCGGGGCGCTCGGCGGCATGCCCCTGGAGCGCCTGGGCTTCGCGCTGGAGACGAGCCTGCTTCCCGTGGGCGCGGGCGCGCTGCTCGGGCTCCGCCTCACCGCCTCTTGGTTGCTGGGCGCGGTGCTCATCCACGGCCTCGTCGCGCCGCGCGTGTTCGCCGCCGGGCTCGTCCCCGCCGAGGGAAGCTACGTGGACTTCCTCGGGTGGAGCCTCTGGCCCGGGGCCGCCGCGCTCACCACCGCCTCGCTGCTGCACTTCGCGCTGCAGGGCCGCGTGCTGGGCCGCGCGCTGCGGGGGCTCGTCTCACGCCGCGCTTCACCGCCCCACCCGGTGGACGCATTGCAGGTGCCGCGGCGCTGGCTGCTCGCGGGACTGGCCGTGCTGACTCCGGCCACCCTCGCCGTTGCGCACGTGGGCTTCGGCGTGTCCGTGCCTCACGCCGCGCTCGCGGTGGCGCTCTCCTTCGTCCTCTGCCTCATCGCCTGCCGCGTCACCGGTGAGACGGATGCCAACCCCGTGGGGGCGCTCGGGCAGGTGACGCAGGTCTCCTTCGGCGTGCTGCTGCCTCGCAACGTCACGGCCAACATCGCCACCTCCGGCATCACCGTCAACGCGGCCTCCTCCGCCGCGGACCTCCTCAGTGACCTGAAGACGGGACACCTGCTCGGCGCCAACCCGCGGCGACTGTTCCTCGCGCAGCTGTTCGGCTCCGCGGTGGGGGCCGCCGCCGTGGTGCCGCTCTTCTATCTCCTCGTGCCGGACAGCTCCGCCCTGGGCGGGGAGCGCTTCCCCGCGCCCGCCGCCGCCATCACCGCCGGCATGGCGAAGGTGCTGTCCGCGGGGCTCTCCACCCTGGAGCCCGCCACCCGTGCCGCCGTGGGATGGGCTGCCCTGGTCGCCGCCGTGCTCACGCTGGCGGAGCGCCTGCTGCCGGAGCGGGCCCGCCGGTGGGTACCGTCCCCTCTGGGCCTGGGCCTGGCCTGCCTGCTGCCCGCGTCCACTGCGCTCGGACTCTTCCTCGGTGCGCTGGGCGCGGCGGTGGCGAGGCGCCTGCGGCCGGACTCGGAGGGCCGGGTGGTGACGCTGGCCGCCGGCCTCATCGCCGGGGAGGGCCTGGTGGGGGTGGCCATCGTCCTGGGGCAGGCGCTCTGGTAA
- a CDS encoding carbohydrate kinase family protein, whose protein sequence is MTESPLDVVCFGETLVDFLPSAPGQRVRDVPAWHPCTGGSPANVAVGVARLGLRSAMVGVVGADEFGHFLRERLAAEGVDVSHLRQTAEARTGLVFISLDARGERTFTFFRTRSAEFLLGEADVDPGFLLRAKVVHCGSNSLHRQEARDATVRMLELARGADRIVSCDPNLRLHAWEDPSALKGLLARMLPLCTVVKLSEEELGYVTETQVPEEALARLSAMGVLLPVVTLGERGAVLLWKGERVHVPAPRVPVVDTTGAGDGFVAGMLHGLARWYGGARALSENATREELAALATFACEVGARVVGRLGAVEGLPRVEELAAVLPQRPPTSR, encoded by the coding sequence ATGACGGAGTCCCCGCTGGACGTGGTGTGCTTCGGCGAGACGCTGGTGGACTTCCTGCCGTCGGCGCCGGGGCAGCGCGTGCGTGACGTGCCCGCGTGGCATCCGTGCACGGGCGGCTCGCCCGCCAACGTCGCGGTGGGCGTGGCACGGCTGGGGCTGCGCTCGGCGATGGTGGGCGTGGTGGGCGCGGACGAGTTCGGCCACTTCCTGCGCGAGCGCCTGGCGGCGGAAGGGGTGGACGTGAGCCACCTGCGGCAGACCGCCGAGGCCCGCACCGGGCTGGTGTTCATCTCGCTGGATGCGCGCGGCGAGCGGACGTTCACCTTCTTCCGGACGCGCTCGGCGGAGTTCCTCCTGGGCGAGGCCGACGTGGACCCGGGCTTCCTGCTGCGGGCGAAGGTGGTGCACTGCGGCTCCAACTCGCTGCACCGGCAGGAGGCGCGCGACGCCACCGTGCGGATGCTGGAGCTGGCGCGCGGCGCGGACCGCATCGTGAGCTGTGACCCCAACCTGCGCCTGCACGCGTGGGAGGACCCGAGCGCGCTGAAGGGGCTGCTGGCGCGCATGCTGCCGCTGTGCACCGTGGTGAAGCTCTCCGAGGAGGAGCTGGGCTACGTCACGGAGACGCAGGTGCCGGAGGAAGCGCTGGCGCGGCTCTCCGCCATGGGCGTGCTCCTGCCGGTGGTGACGCTGGGCGAGCGGGGTGCGGTGCTGCTGTGGAAGGGCGAGCGCGTCCACGTGCCCGCGCCACGCGTGCCGGTGGTGGACACCACCGGCGCGGGAGACGGCTTCGTGGCCGGCATGCTGCACGGGCTGGCGCGGTGGTACGGCGGCGCTCGGGCCCTGTCGGAGAACGCCACGCGGGAGGAGCTCGCGGCCCTGGCCACCTTCGCGTGCGAGGTGGGCGCCCGGGTGGTGGGGCGGCTCGGCGCGGTGGAGGGACTGCCGCGCGTGGAGGAACTGGCCGCGGTGCTTCCCCAGCGGCCGCCCACGTCCCGGTGA
- a CDS encoding lytic transglycosylase domain-containing protein: MKVPAPTGGRSFGTRLFEHLHALSSGCSRLPLLAGVALVMSARLVPLLDQRPAQPVVPEVVAAEHTSPEAALIDAVLARRAPDLGLTLRRQLGQAIAEEARSTGYDPLLILAIIDVESDFEEEAVSEKGARGLMQIKPSTLHFLAEKQGLRLSREEVTADPALCVRLGIRYLHNLQERFGGDLELALMAYNAGPTRIRNAMKQGELERFRRYPRAVKRDFRRFREGHGLGGDWALAKREVPPEPVP, translated from the coding sequence GTGAAGGTCCCCGCCCCCACGGGCGGGAGGTCCTTCGGTACGCGTCTCTTCGAGCATCTCCACGCCCTCAGCTCCGGCTGCTCCCGGCTCCCGCTCCTGGCGGGGGTCGCGCTCGTCATGTCCGCGCGGCTGGTGCCGCTGCTGGACCAGCGCCCCGCGCAGCCGGTGGTGCCGGAGGTGGTGGCGGCGGAGCATACGTCCCCCGAGGCGGCCCTCATCGACGCGGTGCTGGCACGGCGGGCCCCGGACCTGGGCCTCACCCTGCGCCGGCAGCTCGGTCAGGCCATCGCGGAGGAGGCCCGGAGCACGGGGTATGATCCGCTGCTGATCCTGGCCATCATCGACGTGGAGTCGGACTTCGAGGAGGAGGCCGTCTCCGAGAAGGGCGCGCGGGGGCTGATGCAGATCAAGCCCAGCACGCTCCACTTCCTGGCGGAGAAGCAGGGCCTGCGCCTGTCCCGCGAGGAGGTGACGGCGGACCCCGCACTCTGCGTGCGGCTGGGCATCCGCTACCTGCACAACCTCCAGGAGCGCTTCGGGGGGGACCTGGAGCTGGCCCTGATGGCCTACAACGCCGGCCCCACCCGCATCCGCAACGCGATGAAGCAGGGGGAGCTGGAGCGGTTCCGGCGCTACCCTCGCGCGGTGAAGCGGGACTTCCGGCGTTTCCGCGAGGGTCACGGCCTGGGGGGCGACTGGGCGCTGGCCAAGCGCGAGGTGCCTCCCGAGCCGGTCCCCTGA
- the tgl gene encoding social motility TPR repeat lipoprotein Tgl produces MSRLASASCSLVLLLMSAGCAHTPSEKEKRSAEIHYDLALQAQQHGHMQDALQELQKSLENDPDYPEAHNAMGILLHLAFRRPDEAVKHYEHALKVRPTFSEARTNLANVHLDQGRYDEAIKLYELVLNDMLYPTPYIAQSNLGWALYKKGETERALQSLKASVTTNPGFCLGYRNLGIIYDETGRLDDACRQFTRFRENCANVAEAYMREGVCQAKLGQVDAAKQAFESCEAKAKPAEHALKDDCRRLLEKL; encoded by the coding sequence ATGTCCCGCCTTGCCTCCGCGTCCTGCTCGCTCGTGCTCCTGCTGATGTCCGCCGGCTGTGCCCACACTCCGTCGGAGAAGGAGAAACGCAGCGCGGAGATCCACTACGACCTGGCCCTCCAGGCGCAGCAGCACGGCCACATGCAGGACGCGCTGCAGGAGCTGCAGAAGTCACTCGAGAACGACCCGGACTACCCGGAGGCCCACAATGCGATGGGCATCCTGCTGCACCTGGCCTTCCGCCGTCCGGACGAGGCCGTGAAGCACTACGAGCACGCCCTCAAGGTCCGTCCCACGTTCTCCGAGGCGCGCACCAACCTGGCCAACGTGCACCTGGACCAGGGCCGCTATGACGAGGCCATCAAGCTGTACGAGCTGGTCCTCAACGACATGCTCTACCCGACGCCCTACATCGCGCAGAGCAACCTGGGCTGGGCGCTGTACAAGAAGGGCGAGACGGAGCGCGCGCTGCAGAGCCTCAAGGCGTCCGTCACGACGAACCCCGGCTTCTGCCTGGGTTACCGCAACCTGGGAATCATCTACGACGAGACGGGCCGCCTGGACGACGCGTGCCGGCAGTTCACCCGTTTCCGGGAGAACTGCGCGAATGTGGCGGAGGCGTACATGCGCGAGGGCGTGTGCCAGGCGAAGCTGGGCCAGGTGGACGCGGCGAAGCAGGCCTTCGAGAGCTGCGAGGCCAAAGCGAAGCCTGCTGAACATGCCCTGAAGGATGACTGCCGGAGGTTGCTGGAAAAGCTCTAG